In one window of Pseudomonas chlororaphis subsp. chlororaphis DNA:
- a CDS encoding NADP-dependent oxidoreductase → MKAFFIDRYGKQDGMLGEVPDPAVGVHDVLIQVHATSVNPLDSKIRTGEFKLILPYTFPLVLGNDLAGVVVRTGSAVKRFKPGDEVYARPPEARIGTFAELIAVNESALALKPSNLDMAEAASIPLAALTAWQALVEIAQVKKGQKVLIHAGSGGVGTLAIQLAKHLGAFVATTTSTVNVEWVKALGADVVIDYKQQDFANELRDFDVVLNSLGADVLESSLKVLKAGGQLISLSGPPTAQFAQEQGLSWVLGQVMRLLSSGIRRKARKHGVNYTFLFMRADGVQLQKITSLIEAGVIKPVIDRSFPFESIAEALRYVEQGRSKGKVTVTIK, encoded by the coding sequence ATGAAGGCATTTTTTATCGACCGCTACGGCAAGCAGGACGGAATGCTTGGCGAAGTGCCCGACCCTGCGGTCGGTGTGCATGACGTTCTGATCCAGGTGCATGCAACGAGCGTGAACCCGTTGGACTCAAAGATCAGAACAGGGGAGTTCAAGCTGATCCTGCCCTATACCTTTCCATTGGTATTGGGCAACGACCTGGCCGGAGTTGTCGTTCGCACGGGATCGGCGGTGAAGCGATTCAAGCCAGGAGACGAAGTCTATGCCCGTCCTCCCGAGGCCCGGATCGGCACCTTTGCCGAACTGATCGCCGTGAACGAAAGCGCGCTCGCGCTGAAACCCTCGAATCTCGATATGGCCGAAGCGGCTTCCATTCCCTTGGCCGCCTTGACGGCCTGGCAGGCGCTGGTTGAGATCGCCCAGGTGAAAAAAGGCCAGAAGGTGTTGATTCATGCCGGATCCGGCGGTGTCGGCACGCTTGCCATCCAGCTCGCCAAACACCTCGGCGCCTTCGTTGCGACCACCACCAGCACGGTGAATGTCGAATGGGTGAAAGCACTCGGGGCGGATGTGGTCATCGATTACAAACAGCAGGATTTTGCAAACGAGTTACGTGATTTCGACGTGGTGTTGAACAGCCTCGGCGCCGATGTACTGGAGAGCTCGCTCAAGGTTCTCAAGGCTGGCGGACAGCTCATTTCCCTTTCGGGGCCGCCGACCGCGCAATTTGCCCAAGAGCAAGGTTTGTCCTGGGTGCTGGGGCAAGTCATGCGCCTGCTGAGCAGCGGTATTCGCAGAAAAGCCCGCAAGCACGGGGTGAACTATACCTTTTTGTTTATGCGCGCCGACGGGGTGCAACTGCAGAAAATCACCTCGCTTATCGAGGCTGGCGTCATCAAGCCGGTCATCGATCGTTCCTTCCCTTTTGAATCGATTGCAGAGGCGTTGCGGTACGTCGAGCAGGGCAGGTCAAAAGGCAAAGTCACCGTCACAATCAAATAG
- a CDS encoding alpha/beta fold hydrolase: protein MTPMATRNHSGSQPSFINAVNQSVLIGGIPFAYRDLGPKTEVPLVMFNHWGAVLDNFDPRIVDGLAKNRRVITTDYRGIGGSGGAAPLTVGEMADDAIGLIHALGFDQVDLLGFSLGGFVAQDVALKAPERVRRLILTGSGPAGGTGIDSLGSVTWPLMIKGLLTLRDPKFYLFFTTTANGQRAASEYLQRLKERQEDRDKGPTPRAFLRQFKAITAWGRQAAQDLGRLRMPTLIANGDNDIMVPTVNSIELAQRIPNAQLIIYQDAGHGSIFQHHTDFVAKAVAFLDA, encoded by the coding sequence ATGACCCCCATGGCTACCCGCAATCACTCGGGTTCGCAGCCGTCATTTATCAACGCGGTGAACCAGTCGGTTCTGATTGGCGGGATACCTTTCGCCTATCGTGACCTGGGACCCAAGACGGAGGTCCCGCTGGTCATGTTTAACCATTGGGGGGCCGTGCTGGATAACTTTGACCCTCGCATCGTCGACGGTCTGGCAAAAAACCGGCGTGTCATCACGACCGATTACCGCGGTATCGGTGGCTCGGGTGGCGCCGCGCCATTGACCGTCGGTGAGATGGCTGACGATGCAATCGGCCTGATTCATGCGCTGGGTTTTGACCAGGTTGACCTGCTCGGATTTTCACTCGGCGGCTTCGTCGCTCAAGACGTCGCCCTGAAAGCTCCCGAACGAGTGCGCAGATTGATCCTCACCGGAAGCGGACCGGCCGGTGGCACAGGCATCGACAGCCTCGGTTCGGTGACCTGGCCCTTGATGATCAAAGGTTTGCTGACGCTGCGAGACCCCAAGTTCTACCTGTTCTTTACCACCACGGCCAATGGCCAACGCGCCGCGTCCGAGTATCTGCAACGTTTGAAAGAGCGCCAGGAAGATCGGGACAAGGGCCCGACACCCCGCGCGTTTCTACGGCAGTTCAAAGCCATTACCGCGTGGGGCAGGCAGGCCGCGCAAGATCTCGGTCGCCTGCGGATGCCGACCCTGATCGCCAACGGTGACAACGACATCATGGTGCCCACCGTGAACTCGATCGAGCTGGCGCAGCGAATCCCCAACGCGCAACTGATCATTTATCAGGACGCCGGGCACGGCAGCATTTTCCAGCACCACACCGATTTCGTGGCCAAGGCCGTGGCGTTCCTCGACGCCTGA
- a CDS encoding SDR family NAD(P)-dependent oxidoreductase — MTTLPTVLITGASTGIGAVYAERFAQRGHALVLVARDHSRLETLAATLRGEHNVAIEVLPADLTQLSDLHIVEARLRDDARIGILVNNAGAAQSGHFIEQSTDSVAQLVALNTTALVRLASAIAPRLAKAGEGAIINIGSVVGLAPEFGMSVYGATKAFVLFLSQGLSLELSPQGVYVQAVLPAATRTEIWDRAGIDINTLSEIMEVGDLVDAALVGFDRREPVTIPPLQEGECWDALQAARQGLLSQIRQSAVAQRYLTQV; from the coding sequence ATGACTACTCTCCCCACCGTTCTCATCACTGGCGCTTCCACCGGCATCGGCGCGGTTTACGCCGAGCGTTTCGCCCAACGCGGGCATGCTCTGGTGTTGGTCGCCCGCGACCACTCGCGCCTGGAGACGCTCGCCGCAACGTTGCGTGGCGAACACAACGTCGCCATTGAAGTGCTTCCAGCCGACCTGACTCAACTCAGCGACCTGCACATCGTCGAAGCACGCCTGCGGGATGACGCGCGCATCGGCATCCTCGTCAACAATGCCGGCGCCGCACAGTCCGGCCACTTCATCGAGCAAAGCACCGACAGCGTTGCACAACTGGTGGCCCTCAACACCACCGCGCTGGTGCGGCTCGCCAGCGCCATCGCGCCACGCCTGGCCAAGGCAGGTGAAGGCGCGATCATCAACATCGGTTCGGTGGTGGGGCTGGCGCCGGAGTTCGGCATGTCGGTCTACGGGGCGACCAAGGCGTTTGTGCTATTCCTTTCCCAAGGCCTGAGCCTGGAACTTTCGCCGCAGGGTGTTTATGTGCAAGCCGTACTGCCCGCCGCCACCCGCACGGAGATTTGGGATCGCGCCGGTATCGACATCAACACCTTGAGCGAAATCATGGAAGTGGGTGACCTGGTCGATGCCGCACTGGTTGGTTTTGACCGTCGCGAACCGGTGACCATTCCTCCGTTGCAAGAAGGCGAGTGCTGGGATGCCTTGCAAGCCGCGCGCCAGGGGCTTTTGTCGCAGATCAGGCAATCCGCCGTGGCGCAACGCTATTTGACTCAGGTCTGA
- a CDS encoding alkene reductase: protein MSDLNLFTPYTLGALTLANRVVLAPLTRNRAGKGFVPSEFAAAYYSQRASAGLLISEASQISQQGQGYQDTPGIYTQPQIEGWRKVTDAVHAKGGRVFLQLWHVGRVSHVDLQQHGAAPVAPSVLRPATKVFVNNRFEDVSEPRALETDELPGIVDDFRQAAANAIAAGFDGVEIHGANGYLLDQFIKDGSNLRTDAYGGSIANRARLLLEVTAAVVAEIGAGRTGIRLSPVSPANGISSSDPQAQFDYIVEQLNALDIVYLHVVEGATGGPRDVAPFDFDALRRRFKNTYIANNGYDLDLATARLTHDKADLIAFGRPFIGNPDLVERLKTGAPLSAFDPTTLYGGGAAGYIDYPTLAESSAAAN, encoded by the coding sequence ATGAGCGACCTGAATCTGTTTACCCCTTACACGCTTGGCGCCCTGACGCTGGCGAACCGCGTGGTTCTCGCGCCACTGACGCGCAATCGCGCAGGCAAAGGCTTTGTGCCGAGCGAGTTCGCGGCTGCCTATTACAGCCAGAGGGCCAGCGCGGGCTTGCTGATTTCCGAAGCCTCGCAGATCTCGCAGCAGGGGCAGGGCTATCAGGACACCCCGGGCATTTACACGCAGCCGCAGATAGAGGGATGGCGCAAGGTGACCGATGCCGTGCACGCCAAGGGCGGGAGAGTTTTCCTGCAGTTGTGGCATGTGGGCCGCGTATCCCACGTGGATCTGCAACAGCACGGCGCGGCGCCGGTAGCCCCTTCCGTGCTTCGTCCTGCAACCAAGGTGTTCGTCAACAATCGCTTCGAGGACGTTTCCGAGCCGCGAGCGCTGGAGACTGACGAACTGCCGGGCATCGTCGACGATTTCCGCCAGGCGGCGGCAAACGCCATTGCGGCAGGCTTTGACGGCGTGGAAATCCATGGTGCAAACGGCTATTTGCTGGACCAGTTCATCAAGGACGGCTCCAACCTGCGGACGGATGCGTACGGCGGCTCCATCGCCAACCGTGCGCGCCTGCTGCTGGAAGTGACGGCCGCCGTGGTCGCCGAGATTGGCGCCGGTCGCACGGGCATCCGCCTTTCGCCTGTCTCGCCGGCCAATGGCATATCGAGCAGTGATCCACAGGCTCAGTTCGATTACATCGTCGAGCAACTCAATGCTCTAGACATCGTTTATCTGCACGTCGTCGAAGGCGCGACCGGTGGGCCACGCGATGTGGCGCCCTTTGATTTCGATGCCTTGCGCCGGCGCTTCAAGAACACTTACATCGCCAACAACGGCTATGACCTGGACCTGGCCACGGCACGCCTTACACATGACAAGGCTGACCTGATCGCCTTTGGCCGTCCATTTATCGGCAACCCTGATCTGGTGGAGCGGCTCAAGACCGGTGCGCCACTGTCCGCCTTCGACCCCACCACGCTCTACGGCGGCGGTGCGGCGGGATACATCGACTACCCGACGCTTGCCGAATCAAGCGCTGCCGCGAACTAG
- a CDS encoding TetR/AcrR family transcriptional regulator: protein MRVSKAQAQLNREHIVETASIMFRERGFDGVGVADLMAAAGFTHGGFYKHFGSKADLMAEASANSLAQPLASAEELSVKDFIDVYVSRDHRDGRATGCTMAALCGDAARQSDDLKSAFAEGIERTLQTLGEKYPTGPDAAPGEARVKMIDLLARAVGAIILSRACPDDSALADEILAVCHAQMTESLSSQSQTQS, encoded by the coding sequence ATGCGAGTGTCCAAGGCTCAGGCCCAGCTAAACCGGGAGCACATCGTCGAAACGGCCTCAATCATGTTTCGCGAGCGCGGTTTTGACGGTGTCGGCGTGGCCGACTTGATGGCCGCCGCCGGTTTCACCCATGGCGGTTTCTACAAACATTTCGGTTCGAAGGCGGACCTGATGGCCGAAGCCTCGGCTAACAGCCTTGCGCAGCCACTTGCCAGCGCCGAAGAATTGAGCGTGAAGGATTTCATCGATGTGTATGTGTCCAGGGATCATCGCGACGGGCGCGCCACGGGTTGCACCATGGCGGCGTTGTGCGGTGACGCGGCGCGTCAGTCGGACGATTTGAAGTCGGCATTCGCTGAAGGCATCGAGCGCACATTGCAAACGCTCGGCGAAAAATACCCGACCGGGCCGGATGCGGCGCCGGGTGAAGCGCGGGTGAAAATGATCGACCTGCTGGCCCGCGCGGTCGGGGCGATCATCTTGTCGCGTGCCTGTCCTGACGACTCGGCGCTGGCCGATGAGATTCTGGCGGTGTGTCACGCGCAAATGACCGAATCATTATCTAGCCAATCGCAGACTCAGTCGTAG
- a CDS encoding saccharopine dehydrogenase family protein, with protein MSSTQQWMIYGAYGYTGELMAREAVRRGMRPVLAGRSAWKLLPLAKELGLEYRAFDVALAQANVAGMSAVLNCAGPFSSTAQAWVEACLNARAHYIDISGEIPVFQMCYAKDAEAEKAGIILCPGAGFDIVPTDCLAAMLKHQLPDAQTIDLAFSFGTRPSVGTARTIVESAKEGGLIRRDHALQAVGNGHCLRRIRFPGGARWSVTIPWGDVYTSGISTGVPNGMVYTALPLALGLLMRISSPFRGLMATAWAQKWLDRLAVRLFGGGPDAEARENQRSEFWGEAVSASGKRVSATISAPNVYALTVDTALTLTQHCLNATSQAGYFTPSILMGHEMIASRPGVEVRTHFSD; from the coding sequence ATGAGTTCAACACAGCAATGGATGATCTACGGCGCCTATGGCTACACTGGCGAGTTGATGGCTCGTGAAGCGGTGCGTCGCGGTATGCGGCCTGTTCTCGCCGGGCGCTCGGCCTGGAAGCTATTGCCGCTGGCCAAGGAGCTGGGGCTGGAATACCGCGCCTTTGATGTCGCCCTGGCGCAGGCCAACGTAGCGGGTATGTCCGCAGTCCTGAATTGCGCCGGGCCGTTTTCGTCGACGGCGCAGGCCTGGGTCGAGGCCTGCCTGAATGCGCGCGCGCACTACATCGACATCAGCGGCGAAATCCCGGTGTTCCAGATGTGTTATGCGAAGGACGCCGAGGCGGAAAAAGCAGGCATCATCCTGTGCCCGGGAGCTGGGTTCGATATCGTGCCGACGGATTGTCTGGCTGCCATGCTCAAGCACCAGTTGCCCGATGCGCAGACCATCGACCTGGCCTTCTCCTTCGGCACGCGCCCCAGCGTAGGTACGGCGCGAACCATAGTCGAGAGCGCCAAGGAAGGCGGGCTGATCCGCCGCGATCATGCCTTGCAAGCGGTAGGCAACGGTCACTGCTTGCGCCGCATTCGCTTTCCCGGAGGCGCCCGTTGGTCGGTGACCATTCCCTGGGGAGATGTCTACACCTCCGGTATTTCTACTGGCGTACCGAACGGGATGGTGTACACCGCCTTGCCGCTGGCGCTGGGACTGCTGATGCGTATCAGCAGTCCGTTCCGCGGCCTGATGGCCACCGCATGGGCGCAAAAGTGGCTCGACCGCCTGGCCGTGCGCCTGTTCGGTGGCGGGCCGGACGCCGAGGCCCGGGAGAACCAGCGCAGCGAGTTCTGGGGCGAGGCCGTCAGCGCTTCGGGCAAGCGCGTGTCAGCGACCATCTCGGCACCCAATGTCTATGCACTCACCGTAGATACGGCATTGACCCTGACTCAACATTGCCTGAACGCGACCAGCCAGGCGGGGTATTTCACACCCTCAATCCTGATGGGGCACGAGATGATTGCCAGCCGTCCTGGTGTTGAAGTACGCACCCATTTCTCGGATTGA
- a CDS encoding flavin-containing monooxygenase, producing the protein MANAQHFDVLIIGAGISGISMACQLIRECPGKCFSILERRNAIGGTWDLFRYPGIRSDSDMMSLGFRFRPWTGRRVLPDGPSIRDYVNETAKAAGVDKHIQFGMRILSADWSTAKGCWVVEALQEDSGEARILTCNFLVSATGYYDHDQGYLPNFPGIESYKGQCIHPQHWPESLDYRGKRVVVIGSGATAVTLLPAMANDTAHITMLQRSPSYVYSMPEVDKLATVLRRYLPDSWVYQLSRKRNILLQRTGYKFSRRFPRLTRWLLLALVRKQLGPDFDMEHFTPRYMPWDERLCAVPNGDLFRVLREGKASVVTDHIECFTESGILLKSGRELEADIVVTATGLRLQALGGMKLSIDGIEQAVNQRMTYKGVLVQDIPNFAYLFGYTNIAWTLKIDMAAEFACRVLNEMSRRKLSIVTPRAPTGEIQAESVFGSLQAGYVQRGGAFLPRQGRSGPWRVLNHFELDQVMYRRPVDDSGLEWSREV; encoded by the coding sequence ATGGCAAACGCTCAGCATTTCGATGTTCTGATAATCGGCGCCGGCATTTCTGGTATCAGCATGGCCTGCCAGCTGATCCGTGAGTGCCCCGGCAAATGCTTTTCCATCCTCGAACGGCGCAACGCCATCGGAGGTACCTGGGATCTATTCCGTTATCCCGGCATCCGCTCTGACTCGGACATGATGAGTTTAGGCTTCCGCTTCCGGCCCTGGACGGGTCGCCGAGTTCTGCCTGATGGCCCGTCGATCCGGGACTACGTGAATGAGACGGCCAAAGCGGCAGGCGTGGACAAGCACATCCAGTTCGGCATGCGCATTCTCTCTGCCGACTGGTCCACTGCCAAAGGTTGCTGGGTAGTTGAAGCCTTGCAGGAAGACAGTGGTGAGGCGCGTATCCTGACCTGCAATTTCCTTGTTTCGGCCACCGGCTACTACGACCATGACCAGGGCTATCTGCCCAATTTCCCGGGTATCGAATCCTACAAGGGCCAGTGCATTCACCCGCAACACTGGCCTGAGAGCCTGGACTACCGAGGCAAGCGTGTCGTGGTGATCGGTAGTGGCGCTACGGCGGTTACCCTGCTCCCCGCGATGGCCAATGACACCGCGCACATCACCATGCTGCAACGTTCGCCCAGCTACGTGTATTCGATGCCGGAGGTCGACAAGCTGGCCACAGTCTTGCGGCGCTATCTGCCCGATAGTTGGGTTTACCAACTGTCTCGCAAGCGCAACATCCTGCTGCAACGAACTGGCTACAAGTTCTCCCGCCGCTTCCCAAGGCTAACTCGCTGGCTGTTGTTGGCCTTGGTGCGCAAGCAACTGGGTCCGGACTTCGACATGGAGCACTTCACGCCACGCTACATGCCCTGGGATGAGCGGCTGTGCGCCGTGCCCAATGGCGACCTGTTCAGGGTGTTACGCGAAGGCAAAGCCTCGGTAGTGACCGATCATATCGAATGCTTCACCGAGTCAGGAATACTGCTGAAGTCGGGGCGCGAACTGGAAGCCGACATCGTCGTCACCGCGACCGGCTTGCGCCTGCAGGCACTGGGTGGGATGAAGCTGTCCATCGATGGCATAGAGCAGGCGGTCAACCAACGCATGACCTACAAAGGGGTGCTGGTGCAGGACATCCCGAACTTCGCCTATCTGTTTGGCTACACCAACATCGCCTGGACGCTGAAGATCGACATGGCGGCCGAGTTCGCCTGCCGTGTTCTGAATGAAATGAGCAGGCGCAAGCTGTCCATCGTCACGCCGCGAGCCCCCACGGGAGAGATCCAGGCCGAAAGCGTGTTCGGCTCTCTGCAGGCGGGCTACGTGCAGCGCGGCGGTGCATTCTTGCCTCGGCAGGGGCGCAGTGGCCCCTGGCGGGTCCTGAACCATTTCGAGCTCGATCAAGTCATGTACCGGCGTCCCGTGGATGACTCCGGCCTCGAATGGTCGCGGGAAGTATGA
- a CDS encoding AraC family transcriptional regulator: protein MTLRDIVFTLQAMTTMVRASGISGYIAVMRELGIDPAPLLLQHHINPAVLQDDDALLSLRAVTHLLEASNEASGCPDLGLRIAQEQHIGTLGPLGVVIQNAETVYDALQLTSRYLFTHSPGLAVTSNPVSPLVEGAFELAVEIQLSGRPSQRQNIDLCLGTSHRIAQFVMGSQYRLKLVTLPHAPSAPLSSYRRFFNAPVIAEQERAALHLDAAVLHGKIQGSNPALRQITEDYLSRHFRMPGDIVSVRVRQALKRMLGTTYTSKSDIAAMLALHPRTLHRRLQAEGTHFEAIKESVRQELALQYLRETRVPLSQIADILGYPEQSAFTRSCKRWFGQTPSSFRREPTC, encoded by the coding sequence TTGACGTTACGGGACATTGTTTTTACCTTACAGGCCATGACGACCATGGTTCGCGCGAGTGGGATTTCAGGCTATATCGCGGTGATGCGAGAGCTCGGCATTGATCCCGCGCCTCTGCTGCTGCAGCACCATATCAATCCCGCAGTCCTGCAGGACGACGACGCGCTGCTGTCCCTCAGGGCCGTGACACACCTGCTGGAAGCCAGCAATGAAGCATCTGGCTGCCCGGATCTGGGGCTGCGAATTGCCCAGGAGCAGCATATTGGCACCCTTGGGCCCTTGGGGGTTGTGATCCAGAATGCCGAGACGGTCTATGACGCACTGCAACTCACCTCCCGCTACCTCTTCACCCACAGTCCAGGGTTGGCAGTGACCAGTAATCCTGTCAGCCCACTGGTCGAGGGTGCTTTCGAGCTTGCCGTGGAAATCCAGCTGTCAGGTCGCCCCAGCCAGCGCCAGAACATCGATCTGTGTCTGGGAACCAGTCACCGCATTGCCCAGTTCGTCATGGGGTCGCAGTACAGGCTCAAGCTCGTCACCCTGCCGCACGCGCCGAGTGCCCCGCTGAGCAGCTATCGTCGGTTCTTCAATGCGCCGGTCATCGCCGAGCAAGAGAGGGCTGCGCTGCATCTGGATGCGGCGGTACTGCACGGCAAGATCCAGGGAAGCAACCCGGCACTGCGGCAGATCACCGAAGACTATTTGTCCCGCCACTTTCGCATGCCCGGGGACATCGTCAGCGTCCGTGTCCGCCAAGCCCTCAAGCGGATGCTTGGCACTACTTACACCAGCAAGTCCGATATCGCAGCGATGCTGGCGCTTCATCCACGCACCCTACACCGCCGACTGCAAGCCGAGGGCACGCACTTCGAGGCCATCAAGGAGAGTGTCCGGCAGGAGCTGGCGCTGCAGTACCTGCGAGAAACCAGGGTGCCCTTGAGCCAGATTGCCGACATTCTCGGGTATCCAGAACAGTCGGCGTTTACCCGCTCCTGCAAACGCTGGTTCGGACAAACACCGTCGTCATTTCGTCGGGAGCCTACTTGTTGA
- a CDS encoding PAAR domain-containing protein yields MDIIRLGDSTSHGGTVIEAFNQTDLNGKPMAGVGHKVTCPLCKGVFPIAEGSALLDVGGVPVALHGMKTACGASLIASGPKGDAGS; encoded by the coding sequence ATGGACATCATCCGACTCGGCGATTCCACCAGTCACGGTGGAACCGTGATCGAAGCGTTCAACCAGACCGACCTGAATGGCAAACCCATGGCCGGGGTCGGGCACAAGGTCACCTGCCCTCTATGCAAAGGTGTGTTCCCTATTGCCGAGGGCAGCGCCTTGCTGGATGTCGGCGGTGTTCCCGTGGCGCTCCATGGAATGAAAACCGCCTGTGGCGCCAGCCTGATCGCCAGTGGGCCCAAAGGCGACGCCGGGAGTTAG
- a CDS encoding T6SS immunity protein Tli4 family protein: MRAHQFLTVLGIVALTGITSCTLFSSSRDPVMDKSGWITHCFGRYLIDLPPQAEVRAGYYLWGDNIEALDETPAALATKINQSEQELKSQQHDSKGSMFLRRLDFGAGASGLLSWSSEVASKVYLLDTYVVSHPTWRAYRWKGNVSADREPRAIELSTLLARSLRSREPNEVPSEPGFCIDRAYIAGNSFQSERFDIGVTFPDHPGAHFEFTSSTGAEENRLLDRVSGFLAGAARMVLGIETLRKRARGGPVPADEYLLVSTDKGQRIYTFAWEAQGKDGSITEPNISAALGVLQRSPDSNGRLPAPPFKSDKEALAFWDTIISSVRLRPVSSRDGNTAGS, from the coding sequence ATGCGTGCCCATCAGTTCCTCACTGTTCTTGGCATCGTTGCCCTGACCGGGATAACCAGTTGCACATTATTTTCTTCTTCTCGGGACCCAGTCATGGACAAGAGCGGATGGATCACCCATTGCTTTGGCAGATACCTGATCGATTTGCCGCCCCAAGCGGAAGTCAGAGCGGGTTACTACCTGTGGGGTGACAATATTGAGGCTCTCGACGAAACGCCTGCGGCCTTGGCCACCAAAATCAATCAGAGTGAGCAGGAATTAAAAAGCCAACAACATGACTCGAAGGGCAGTATGTTTCTTCGCCGGTTGGATTTTGGTGCAGGTGCATCTGGATTGTTATCTTGGTCTTCGGAAGTCGCTTCTAAGGTATATCTTCTAGATACCTACGTTGTTTCTCACCCAACATGGCGTGCTTATAGATGGAAAGGAAATGTGTCGGCAGATAGAGAGCCTCGCGCCATAGAGCTTTCTACCCTTCTAGCCCGTAGTCTTCGCTCCCGTGAGCCTAATGAAGTTCCTTCCGAGCCCGGATTTTGCATTGATCGTGCCTATATCGCAGGCAACAGTTTCCAGAGCGAACGTTTCGATATCGGCGTGACTTTCCCGGATCATCCCGGCGCCCACTTCGAATTCACCTCCAGCACCGGAGCAGAAGAGAACCGTCTGCTGGATCGGGTGAGTGGTTTCCTCGCAGGTGCCGCCAGGATGGTGCTGGGGATCGAGACCCTGCGCAAAAGGGCGCGTGGTGGACCGGTTCCGGCCGACGAATACCTGTTGGTCAGTACTGACAAGGGGCAGCGCATCTATACCTTCGCCTGGGAAGCCCAGGGCAAGGATGGCTCGATCACCGAACCCAATATCTCCGCCGCGCTCGGCGTGCTTCAACGTAGCCCCGACAGCAACGGCAGGCTGCCAGCGCCGCCATTCAAATCAGACAAAGAAGCGCTGGCGTTCTGGGACACCATCATCAGCTCCGTCCGCCTGCGCCCGGTGTCTTCGCGTGACGGTAATACAGCAGGTTCCTGA
- a CDS encoding T6SS immunity protein Tli4 family protein — MMRRRQFFAVLGMVALTSITNCTSFSSSRNPSMDKTGWITHCYGRFLIDLPPQAEIRAGYYLRGQVIEPLKDDLAAFTSRIDQHEQELKRQQHDTKGSMFVRRYDLGKGSTGILSWASDASIESYYLYAYAVSEPVWQPYYWRIEMEPDREPRGIEVAKNLVRDLRSREPSEIPSEPGFCIDRGYIAGNHFQSERFDIGVTFPNHPGAHFEFTSSTGAEENRLLDRVGGFLAGAARAVTGIETLRKRERGGPVPADEYLLAGTDKGQRIYTFAWEAQGKDGSITEPNISAALGVLERSPDSSGKLPAPPFKSDKEALELWDTIIGSIRLRPVSSAPRGSNAGSPAPTAPTGNTKAVDDDYAIERFLADLKPNNNWMDEL; from the coding sequence ATGATGCGCCGGCGTCAGTTCTTCGCTGTTCTTGGCATGGTCGCCTTGACCAGTATCACCAATTGCACATCATTCTCCTCTTCTCGGAACCCTTCCATGGACAAGACCGGATGGATCACCCATTGCTATGGCAGATTTCTAATCGATTTGCCGCCCCAAGCGGAAATCAGAGCGGGGTATTACTTGCGTGGGCAGGTTATTGAGCCACTAAAGGACGATCTCGCTGCATTCACGTCCAGGATCGATCAGCACGAGCAGGAGCTTAAACGGCAGCAGCATGATACGAAGGGAAGCATGTTTGTGCGCCGGTATGATCTGGGCAAAGGCTCAACCGGGATACTGTCTTGGGCTTCCGATGCCAGCATCGAGTCGTATTACCTGTACGCTTATGCTGTTTCAGAACCTGTGTGGCAGCCTTATTACTGGAGGATTGAGATGGAGCCAGATCGCGAGCCTCGTGGCATTGAGGTCGCGAAGAACCTGGTACGCGATCTTCGCTCTCGCGAACCCAGTGAAATTCCCAGCGAGCCGGGGTTTTGCATTGATCGTGGCTATATCGCAGGCAATCACTTCCAGAGCGAACGTTTCGATATTGGCGTGACCTTCCCGAATCATCCAGGCGCTCATTTCGAATTCACTTCCAGCACTGGCGCCGAAGAGAATCGCCTGTTGGATCGGGTGGGTGGTTTCCTGGCTGGTGCCGCCAGGGCTGTTACGGGTATCGAGACCCTGCGTAAAAGGGAGCGGGGCGGTCCGGTTCCCGCTGACGAATACCTGTTGGCTGGCACCGACAAGGGGCAGCGCATCTATACGTTCGCCTGGGAAGCTCAAGGCAAAGACGGCTCTATCACCGAGCCAAATATCTCAGCTGCCCTTGGCGTACTCGAGCGTAGCCCTGACAGCAGCGGCAAACTGCCTGCACCCCCATTCAAGTCAGACAAAGAAGCACTGGAATTGTGGGACACCATTATTGGCTCTATCCGCTTGCGCCCGGTGTCTTCTGCGCCGCGTGGCAGTAACGCAGGCAGCCCCGCTCCAACTGCCCCAACGGGGAATACGAAGGCCGTGGATGACGATTACGCCATCGAGAGATTCCTGGCCGACCTGAAGCCGAACAACAACTGGATGGATGAGTTGTAG